A single window of Vicinamibacterales bacterium DNA harbors:
- a CDS encoding acido-empty-quinoprotein group A: MIAALLLILAVEWPTFNGDYSGRRFSPLTNVNDRNVKHLSLAWSYRVSGPGSAPIKATPLQVGGVLYFSSPDHVWAIDARTGREIWHFVWQGKGGNYIGNRGVGIGGDTLYVETPDCHLVALNIKDGRERWRQTICDVNRYYYSSTAPIVIPNHVIVGVSGDDIDNPGYIEARDPADGSLQWRWYTVPQKPGDPGLDTWPSLEMARHGGGMTWQPVTFDPELNLIYLTTGNPQPVVAHVNRPGANLFTASIVALGADDGKMRWYFQASPHDTHDWDATETAVLIDAPLGGPPRPSTGRSGGRGSVQPRKLLAQASRNGKFFLLDRTNGKALLSTDFVPTNWSLGFDDKGQPIPNPAKHPQVDGALVSPNQAGATNWPSPSFSPATGLFYVSAAQAYSVWYLYDTGKNPMGWGGTDRGGWAQHMVQAIDYRTGKIRWSHKWEGSGFSGLLSTAGNLLFTGDGSSGNFVALNATTGEPLWRAGVRTAVSNGPITYTLDGLQYVVVAAGDTLWAFVMNE, encoded by the coding sequence ATGATTGCCGCGCTCCTTCTGATCCTCGCGGTCGAGTGGCCGACGTTCAACGGCGACTATTCGGGCCGCCGCTTCAGTCCGCTGACGAACGTCAACGATCGGAACGTCAAGCATCTGAGCCTGGCGTGGAGCTATCGCGTCAGCGGCCCCGGGTCGGCGCCGATCAAGGCGACCCCGCTGCAGGTCGGCGGCGTGCTGTATTTCTCGTCTCCCGATCACGTCTGGGCGATCGACGCGCGCACCGGCCGGGAGATCTGGCACTTCGTCTGGCAGGGCAAGGGAGGCAACTACATCGGCAACCGCGGTGTGGGGATCGGCGGCGACACCCTGTACGTGGAGACGCCGGACTGCCATCTCGTCGCGCTGAACATCAAGGACGGCAGGGAGCGCTGGCGTCAGACCATCTGCGATGTGAACCGCTACTACTACTCGTCGACGGCGCCCATCGTGATCCCCAACCACGTGATCGTCGGGGTCAGCGGCGACGACATCGACAATCCCGGCTACATCGAGGCGCGCGATCCGGCCGACGGCTCGCTGCAGTGGCGCTGGTACACGGTGCCGCAGAAGCCGGGCGATCCGGGCCTCGACACCTGGCCGAGCCTCGAGATGGCGAGGCACGGCGGCGGCATGACCTGGCAGCCCGTCACGTTCGATCCGGAGCTGAATCTCATTTACCTGACCACCGGCAACCCGCAGCCGGTCGTGGCGCACGTCAACCGCCCCGGCGCGAATCTCTTCACCGCCTCCATCGTCGCGCTCGGTGCGGACGACGGGAAGATGCGCTGGTATTTCCAGGCCTCGCCGCACGACACCCACGACTGGGATGCGACGGAGACCGCCGTGCTCATCGACGCACCGCTCGGCGGCCCGCCGCGCCCCTCCACCGGCCGCTCCGGGGGGCGCGGGTCCGTCCAGCCGCGAAAGCTGCTGGCGCAGGCATCACGGAACGGCAAGTTCTTCCTGCTGGATCGCACCAACGGGAAGGCGCTGTTGTCCACCGACTTCGTGCCGACGAACTGGTCGCTGGGATTCGACGACAAGGGACAGCCGATTCCCAATCCGGCGAAGCATCCGCAGGTGGACGGCGCGCTGGTGAGTCCGAACCAGGCCGGGGCCACCAACTGGCCGTCTCCCTCTTTCAGTCCCGCGACGGGGCTGTTCTACGTGAGCGCGGCGCAGGCGTACAGCGTCTGGTACCTCTACGACACGGGCAAGAACCCGATGGGATGGGGCGGCACCGACCGGGGCGGCTGGGCGCAGCACATGGTGCAGGCCATCGACTACCGGACGGGAAAGATCCGCTGGAGCCACAAGTGGGAGGGGAGCGGGTTCTCCGGACTCCTGTCCACGGCCGGCAACCTGCTGTTCACCGGCGACGGGTCGAGCGGCAACTTCGTGGCGCTGAACGCGACGACCGGCGAGCCGCTGTGGCGGGCCGGCGTCCGCACCGCTGTCAGCAA